A window from Photobacterium sp. DA100 encodes these proteins:
- the ureA gene encoding urease subunit gamma, whose product MELTPREKDKLLIFCAGMLAQQRKERGLKLNYPESIAFISSAILEGAREGKSVAELMDYGRTLLSVNDVMEGVAAMIPDVQVEATFPDGTKLVTVHEPIV is encoded by the coding sequence ATGGAGTTGACACCAAGAGAGAAGGATAAACTGCTGATTTTTTGCGCGGGAATGCTGGCTCAGCAGCGCAAGGAGAGGGGGCTAAAGCTGAACTATCCAGAATCCATTGCCTTTATCAGCAGTGCCATCTTGGAAGGGGCGCGAGAAGGTAAAAGTGTCGCCGAGCTGATGGACTATGGCCGCACCCTGCTCTCTGTAAACGATGTGATGGAAGGGGTCGCTGCGATGATCCCCGACGTTCAGGTCGAGGCTACTTTTCCCGATGGTACCAAGCTGGTAACGGTGCATGAGCCGATCGTGTAG
- a CDS encoding urease subunit beta produces the protein MAGSSAFNTSAFVPGQIETASGEIELNAGRETITVVVENLGDRPVQIGSHYHFYEVNDALKFDRQACKGFRLNIPAGTATRFEPGQSRTVELVDFSGKREVYGFQGKVMGKL, from the coding sequence ATGGCAGGAAGTAGTGCGTTTAACACCTCCGCTTTTGTACCGGGTCAAATCGAGACGGCAAGCGGAGAAATTGAGCTAAATGCAGGGAGGGAAACCATTACGGTTGTGGTCGAGAACCTAGGAGATAGGCCGGTCCAGATCGGTTCGCATTACCACTTCTACGAGGTCAACGATGCTCTCAAATTTGATCGGCAAGCCTGCAAGGGGTTTCGCCTCAACATACCGGCCGGAACCGCAACCCGTTTCGAGCCGGGCCAGTCGAGGACCGTGGAGCTGGTTGATTTCTCCGGCAAACGGGAAGTTTACGGCTTTCAGGGCAAAGTGATGGGCAAGCTCTAG
- the ureC gene encoding urease subunit alpha, with the protein MANISRQAYAEMFGPTVGDRVRLADTELWLEVEKDFTVYGDEVKFGGGKVIRDGMGQSQRPSAETPDLVITNAIVLDYWGIVKADVAVKNGRISGLGKAGNPDIQPGVDIIIGPGTEILAGEGAILTAGGIDSHIHFICPQQIEEALASGVTTMIGGGTGPATGTNATTCTPGPWNMAQMLQALDGFPMNFGLLGKGNASQPEALREQVAAGAVGLKLHEDWGTTPASIDTCLSVADEMDVQVAIHTDTLNESGFVESTLAAIGDRVIHTYHTEGAGGGHAPDIIRAAGESNVLPSSTNPTRPYTVNTVDEHLDMLMVCHHLSPAIAEDVAFAESRIRRETIAAEDILHDLGAFSMIASDSQAMGRVGEVITRTWQTAHKMKVQRGSLAQDSGSSDNFRLKRYVAKYTINPAITHGMAHEIGSVEVGKLADLVLWKPAFFGVKPSVVVKGGMIAMAPMGDPNASIPTPQPVHYRSMFGSYGKAAINTSMLFVSSAAAEAGVAEQLQLGSQIGIARHCRTISKSDMKLNDWQPRIEVDSQTYQVRADGELLVCEPAEVLPMAQRYFLF; encoded by the coding sequence ATGGCAAACATTTCACGTCAGGCCTATGCCGAAATGTTTGGCCCAACTGTGGGTGATCGTGTGCGTCTTGCCGATACCGAGTTGTGGCTGGAGGTTGAAAAAGATTTCACCGTCTATGGAGATGAAGTGAAATTTGGTGGCGGCAAAGTGATCCGCGACGGGATGGGGCAGAGCCAGCGGCCAAGTGCCGAAACACCCGACTTGGTGATCACCAACGCTATCGTGCTCGATTATTGGGGCATTGTGAAGGCGGATGTAGCTGTTAAAAACGGCCGGATCAGCGGGCTGGGCAAAGCGGGTAACCCCGATATCCAGCCAGGGGTCGATATCATTATTGGCCCCGGTACTGAAATATTGGCAGGAGAGGGGGCCATCCTGACAGCGGGCGGCATTGATTCCCATATTCATTTTATTTGTCCGCAGCAAATCGAAGAGGCGTTGGCTTCTGGGGTTACTACCATGATCGGAGGGGGGACGGGCCCAGCAACGGGCACCAATGCCACCACCTGTACCCCCGGCCCCTGGAATATGGCACAAATGCTCCAAGCACTCGATGGCTTTCCGATGAACTTCGGTTTGCTAGGCAAAGGCAATGCCAGTCAGCCAGAGGCGCTGCGCGAACAGGTTGCCGCCGGGGCGGTGGGGCTAAAACTCCATGAAGATTGGGGCACGACCCCGGCATCGATTGATACCTGCCTATCGGTTGCCGATGAGATGGACGTTCAAGTCGCGATCCATACCGATACCCTCAATGAGTCAGGTTTTGTCGAATCGACCTTGGCGGCGATCGGCGACCGAGTGATCCATACCTACCATACCGAAGGAGCCGGTGGCGGCCATGCGCCCGATATTATCCGCGCTGCCGGTGAGTCCAACGTGTTGCCGTCATCGACCAACCCGACCCGTCCCTACACGGTTAATACGGTGGATGAGCATTTAGACATGCTGATGGTCTGCCATCACTTGTCCCCGGCGATTGCCGAAGACGTGGCCTTTGCTGAGTCCCGGATACGCCGGGAAACCATCGCCGCCGAGGATATCCTGCACGATCTGGGGGCATTTTCGATGATAGCCTCCGATTCCCAGGCCATGGGGCGGGTCGGTGAGGTGATCACCCGTACTTGGCAGACGGCCCATAAGATGAAGGTCCAGCGAGGCAGCTTGGCACAAGACTCCGGCTCCAGCGATAACTTTCGCCTCAAGCGCTATGTGGCCAAGTACACCATCAACCCGGCGATCACCCATGGTATGGCACATGAAATTGGCTCTGTCGAGGTGGGCAAGTTGGCCGACTTGGTGTTGTGGAAACCGGCCTTTTTTGGCGTGAAGCCGAGCGTGGTGGTCAAGGGCGGCATGATCGCCATGGCACCGATGGGCGATCCCAATGCCTCTATTCCCACCCCGCAGCCGGTTCATTACCGCTCGATGTTCGGCAGCTACGGCAAAGCGGCCATTAATACCTCCATGCTGTTTGTGTCGTCGGCTGCGGCAGAGGCCGGAGTCGCTGAGCAGCTCCAGCTCGGCAGCCAAATTGGTATCGCGCGACATTGCCGCACGATTAGCAAGTCAGATATGAAGCTCAACGATTGGCAGCCTCGCATTGAGGTTGATTCCCAGACCTATCAGGTGCGGGCTGACGGCGAACTGTTAGTGTGTGAGCCAGCGGAGGTCTTGCCCATGGCCCAGCGCTATTTCCTGTTTTGA
- the ureE gene encoding urease accessory protein UreE gives MIELVEVSAEATSQPDAFLSLPIDSRIKSRLKVVLDDGRDAGLFLPRGHILRGGEQLKSRCGGLVVEIRAASEQVSTVYCDDRHLLMRVAYHLGNRHVPLQVEAGWVRYQHDHVLDEMVEGLGARVTVETAPFEPEGGAYGGRSGGHHHHH, from the coding sequence ATGATTGAGTTGGTAGAAGTGAGTGCAGAGGCAACATCGCAGCCCGATGCGTTTTTGAGCTTGCCGATTGATAGCCGGATCAAGAGCCGGTTGAAGGTGGTGCTGGACGATGGCCGTGACGCCGGTCTGTTTCTGCCTCGGGGCCATATTCTGCGCGGGGGCGAACAGCTAAAGAGTCGCTGTGGTGGCCTTGTGGTGGAGATCAGGGCGGCCAGCGAGCAGGTGTCGACCGTGTATTGCGACGATCGCCATTTGCTGATGCGGGTGGCATATCACTTGGGCAACCGGCATGTGCCGCTCCAGGTCGAAGCGGGCTGGGTGCGTTACCAGCATGACCATGTTCTGGACGAAATGGTCGAGGGGCTAGGGGCCCGGGTTACCGTTGAAACAGCGCCGTTCGAGCCAGAAGGCGGTGCCTATGGTGGTCGTTCCGGTGGGCACCACCATCATCACTAG